The following are encoded in a window of Roseimaritima ulvae genomic DNA:
- a CDS encoding oligosaccharide flippase family protein: protein MSLPVYSFRRIGVNAMAVLGGDVLNKAGTFLVYAILSRSASVHEFGQLSLGLLLLYTFHVFAVAGLPVALTREVAKRRRTARRLLKHGYLAAVLTSLLAMLTMIGLAIAMQYERQTVIVIALLALAVPPYALTMITEAVIKGREQMHLITVGNLPGNVFLVISSFIAMSAGYGVATVAAVIVVSRCITLLVMHRLLIWGTVDCRPGRLHPRLAWLLLRRSTVFLGTDGMHAVGAALSGVLLSKFASERELGLLGASYQLLQPIQMFYRSVGHSCFPQLVSAARTNGAAVGDLARPLLGLILRLAVPATIGVFCLAGDLLVTVYGNPDFRAGAVVFQIVAFTLLLDPLNPILGHGLWAMGRDKTVLNIVIVNVVTNAIAGVWLIGYYGLIGAAYTSIAASAINLLQHYWCFQRDVAKLHLGRELLRIVPPTLLAIGCLTLLPIHRYAALTIALSLYMLLAFFRLDLLTLGSPATQDSGK, encoded by the coding sequence ATGAGCCTACCGGTTTATAGTTTCCGGCGGATCGGCGTCAACGCGATGGCCGTATTGGGCGGCGATGTGCTGAATAAAGCGGGCACGTTTCTGGTCTATGCGATCCTCTCTCGCTCGGCCAGCGTCCATGAGTTCGGGCAATTGTCCTTAGGCCTGCTGCTGCTGTACACCTTTCATGTGTTCGCCGTCGCGGGACTGCCCGTGGCGTTGACCCGCGAAGTGGCCAAGCGACGGCGAACGGCTCGACGTTTATTAAAACACGGCTACTTGGCCGCCGTGCTAACGTCATTGCTGGCCATGTTGACCATGATTGGTTTGGCGATTGCGATGCAATACGAACGTCAGACGGTGATCGTGATCGCCCTGCTGGCTCTGGCCGTGCCGCCGTATGCGCTGACGATGATTACCGAAGCGGTGATCAAAGGACGCGAACAGATGCACCTGATCACCGTCGGCAACCTCCCTGGCAATGTGTTTTTGGTGATCAGCAGTTTTATCGCGATGTCAGCCGGTTATGGCGTGGCCACCGTCGCCGCCGTGATTGTGGTTTCACGTTGCATCACGCTGTTGGTCATGCACCGCCTGCTGATCTGGGGGACGGTGGACTGTCGACCGGGCCGCTTGCATCCGCGTCTGGCTTGGTTGTTGCTACGCCGTTCGACGGTGTTCTTGGGCACCGACGGGATGCATGCCGTGGGAGCCGCTCTGTCGGGCGTGCTGCTGAGTAAATTCGCCAGCGAACGTGAGCTGGGATTGCTTGGTGCTTCTTATCAATTGTTGCAGCCGATTCAGATGTTTTACCGCAGCGTCGGCCACAGCTGCTTTCCCCAACTGGTCTCGGCGGCACGGACCAATGGCGCGGCCGTGGGAGATTTGGCGCGGCCCCTGTTGGGCTTGATCCTACGACTGGCGGTTCCGGCCACCATCGGCGTGTTCTGCTTGGCCGGCGATCTGCTGGTCACCGTCTACGGCAACCCCGACTTCCGCGCCGGGGCGGTGGTCTTTCAAATCGTCGCCTTCACGCTGCTGCTGGACCCTTTAAATCCGATCCTGGGGCACGGCCTATGGGCCATGGGACGGGACAAGACGGTGCTGAACATCGTCATCGTCAACGTGGTGACCAACGCCATCGCCGGTGTGTGGTTGATCGGCTACTACGGCTTGATCGGAGCCGCCTACACGTCGATTGCCGCCAGTGCGATCAACCTGCTGCAGCACTACTGGTGTTTCCAGCGCGATGTGGCGAAGTTGCACCTGGGGCGTGAACTATTGCGGATCGTGCCGCCCACCCTGCTGGCCATCGGCTGTCTGACGCTGCTGCCGATCCATCGTTACGCAGCGCTCACGATCGCGCTGTCGCTGTACATGCTGCTGGCGTTTTTCCGCCTCGATCTTCTTACCCTTGGCAGTCCCGCAACTCAGGATTCGGGCAAATAA
- a CDS encoding O-antigen ligase family protein: protein MVMAFAAPSLTPHAAAASPLAPSRQSAADSQRPLWFWLPLAIVAAVLVTVSADPQWAAVGGAELTGGKLVGSTASRQIAFLTLGGLGLVMLYRGPSHPKVPVWHLLLPSGLLFAYLFATIFWSDAPSTTLKRSIVMACIAIAGCGLGRSWSYRQFSLAILSLSLCFLCLSLLAELRYRAFLSDPGDYRFSGIMHPAKQAFNCGLLTLASLSMFLHDRRKLYLWIMAVALAFLLLTKARTGFAATILAAGVLLWPHLSLKIMVPASLATVWILGASMVYLGATGRRVDVDRLATMGRDEELADPTKLTGRLPIWNQALELFAQRPFLGYGYGAFWTAPRLEDFQRRNGWALAHCHSAYLESLVNLGAAGAMTGWLIAALAFVRSIRLSKPAASATARLVAAILTLALISGLTEMAFIGDGFEFFAVVSGIGLLAFQPLAERRALRRWVRRVPTARRDPQSASVVSLTGTTP from the coding sequence ATGGTTATGGCTTTCGCCGCTCCTTCGCTCACGCCGCATGCTGCCGCGGCATCGCCTCTCGCGCCGTCACGGCAATCGGCCGCCGATTCGCAACGGCCGCTGTGGTTTTGGTTGCCACTGGCGATCGTCGCCGCGGTGCTGGTAACCGTCTCGGCCGACCCCCAATGGGCGGCCGTAGGTGGCGCAGAACTGACCGGAGGCAAATTGGTGGGCAGTACGGCCTCGCGACAAATCGCCTTCCTGACGCTGGGCGGGTTGGGGCTGGTGATGCTGTATCGAGGGCCCTCGCACCCCAAGGTCCCGGTGTGGCACCTACTGCTGCCTTCGGGGCTGCTGTTCGCGTACCTGTTCGCCACTATATTTTGGTCCGACGCACCTTCGACCACGCTCAAACGAAGCATCGTGATGGCCTGCATCGCGATCGCCGGTTGTGGGCTGGGACGCAGCTGGAGCTACCGTCAATTCAGCCTGGCAATCCTTTCGCTGTCGCTGTGCTTTCTGTGCCTCAGCCTGCTGGCCGAACTGCGGTACCGAGCGTTTTTGAGCGACCCCGGGGACTACCGATTCAGCGGCATCATGCACCCCGCCAAGCAAGCGTTCAACTGTGGTTTGTTGACCCTGGCCAGCCTATCCATGTTCCTTCACGACCGCCGCAAACTTTACTTGTGGATCATGGCGGTCGCACTGGCGTTTTTGTTGCTGACCAAAGCCCGCACCGGATTTGCCGCGACGATCCTAGCCGCCGGCGTGCTGCTGTGGCCTCATCTTTCGTTGAAGATCATGGTGCCCGCCAGCCTGGCCACGGTCTGGATTCTGGGGGCATCGATGGTCTACCTGGGCGCCACGGGCAGGCGAGTCGACGTCGATCGATTGGCCACCATGGGACGCGACGAGGAACTGGCCGATCCCACCAAGTTGACGGGCCGTCTGCCGATCTGGAATCAAGCTCTGGAACTGTTTGCCCAGCGTCCCTTTTTGGGATACGGTTACGGCGCCTTCTGGACGGCCCCACGTTTGGAAGATTTTCAGCGCCGCAATGGTTGGGCGCTGGCGCATTGTCATTCGGCTTACCTCGAGTCCTTGGTCAATCTGGGCGCGGCCGGAGCGATGACGGGTTGGTTGATCGCGGCTCTCGCCTTTGTCCGCAGTATTCGCCTGTCGAAGCCAGCGGCCTCGGCAACGGCGCGACTGGTCGCGGCGATATTGACCCTGGCACTGATCAGTGGGCTGACCGAGATGGCCTTCATCGGCGACGGCTTTGAGTTCTTTGCCGTGGTCAGCGGGATCGGATTGTTGGCCTTTCAGCCACTGGCCGAACGGCGAGCGCTGCGACGCTGGGTTCGTCGCGTCCCCACGGCACGTCGCGATCCTCAGTCCGCGTCCGTCGTTTCGCTTACGGGAACGACGCCATGA
- a CDS encoding GumC family protein, with translation MNRSEHIITQADPNVVDPATDPTLLAPAAPLWVERGGARSNGIASYLEVPFMHKRLILGCLLLGILAGWLAIVLCPRTYMSTSKLRIRVGHESVSLDPTATTSATLMLQKTQEEEIVSALEVLNSRQLAETVVDRLGPAAVLDGQLPPSPDSPTPAAPPGLLSKAQTFVGDAAFHALKFAGLKDDISDRELAVMTLQDSLDIRSPSKSTVIAIEALSETPEMAQTIADTVTQVFMEEHIRSAHTQGSFGFFEQQAAEVEAELNEMVAAQSQFMQKRKIVSIEASRELLTQQLGGIDRDLVMASGELNQAISEVQDLKTQIAASDDEIVASKSDSTWSGMRQRIYELELAEQNLAANRTANHPELKQIRGQLAGARKILAQLKSEQVDENTTPNPAKLRMEEDLQRQQTKIVGLRSMIEKKQQQRGELERQVDALLDNARHLAQTKRDIQLAETSLLMLREKREEARVIEQLRTDKISNVHVFQPASFVERAVSPKKNVLAAGFLVLGLATGLGLSLVREVTTSSLRTQEDIENHLGFPVVANIPRIAHIDSPRLKEANRYRQQCQTLVAECLLNQHRRQRTRGQSLGIIGIDVGAGASTLAAHLAEVGSTDCRLKTMLVDADTRQRSVSKKFGLNGTPGLLELVSGTASHDECLQKAKNAPIDLIASAADGNEAEIQAGAADIAQALKAYQHDCDLLIVDLPAAGQPDQTISLAQHLDCVLVVVESEVTQLDGAERLLRRLSESNTEVIGIVLNKTRTYLPQWLRRVVVPQH, from the coding sequence GTGAATCGGTCTGAGCATATCATCACCCAGGCAGACCCCAACGTGGTCGACCCGGCAACCGATCCCACGCTGTTGGCCCCCGCCGCGCCCCTGTGGGTCGAACGTGGCGGTGCCCGCAGCAATGGCATCGCGTCTTATCTAGAAGTTCCCTTCATGCACAAGCGACTGATTCTCGGTTGCCTGTTATTGGGGATTCTCGCCGGTTGGTTGGCGATCGTGCTATGCCCGCGAACCTACATGTCGACGTCCAAACTGCGAATCCGCGTCGGCCACGAAAGCGTTTCGCTGGACCCCACGGCCACGACCAGCGCCACATTGATGCTGCAAAAAACGCAGGAAGAAGAGATCGTTTCCGCGTTGGAGGTGCTGAACAGTCGCCAACTTGCCGAAACCGTGGTCGACCGTTTGGGCCCAGCCGCCGTCCTCGACGGCCAGTTGCCCCCCTCGCCGGATTCGCCCACGCCTGCCGCGCCGCCGGGCCTGTTGTCGAAAGCCCAAACCTTCGTCGGCGATGCCGCTTTTCATGCACTGAAGTTCGCAGGGCTAAAAGACGACATCAGCGACCGCGAACTGGCCGTGATGACGCTGCAAGATTCCCTCGACATCCGCTCACCCAGCAAGTCGACGGTGATCGCGATTGAAGCCCTTTCGGAGACTCCGGAGATGGCGCAAACGATCGCCGACACCGTGACCCAAGTGTTTATGGAAGAACACATCCGCAGCGCCCACACCCAGGGCTCCTTCGGTTTCTTCGAACAACAGGCGGCCGAAGTCGAGGCGGAGTTAAATGAAATGGTGGCCGCCCAAAGCCAGTTCATGCAGAAACGTAAGATCGTGTCCATCGAGGCCAGTCGTGAACTGCTGACCCAACAACTGGGCGGCATCGATCGCGATCTGGTGATGGCGTCCGGAGAATTGAATCAGGCGATCAGCGAAGTTCAGGATCTGAAAACGCAAATCGCCGCCAGCGACGACGAAATCGTGGCTTCCAAATCCGACTCGACCTGGAGCGGGATGCGGCAGCGGATCTACGAACTGGAGTTGGCTGAACAGAACCTGGCCGCCAATCGCACGGCCAACCATCCGGAACTGAAACAGATCCGCGGCCAACTGGCCGGGGCGCGTAAAATACTGGCCCAATTGAAAAGCGAACAGGTCGACGAAAACACCACCCCCAATCCTGCCAAACTGCGGATGGAAGAAGATCTGCAACGCCAACAAACCAAGATCGTCGGGCTGCGTTCGATGATCGAAAAGAAACAGCAACAACGCGGCGAACTGGAACGGCAGGTCGACGCTTTATTAGACAACGCACGTCACTTGGCCCAGACCAAACGAGACATCCAGTTGGCGGAAACCAGCCTGCTGATGCTCCGTGAAAAACGCGAAGAAGCACGCGTCATCGAGCAGTTGCGAACCGACAAAATCTCCAACGTCCACGTCTTTCAACCGGCCAGCTTCGTCGAGAGAGCCGTCAGCCCCAAGAAAAATGTTTTGGCTGCTGGGTTCCTGGTGCTGGGATTGGCCACCGGCCTGGGGCTGTCGTTGGTTCGCGAAGTCACGACCTCGTCGCTGCGTACCCAGGAGGACATCGAAAACCATCTGGGCTTTCCCGTGGTCGCCAACATTCCGCGGATTGCACACATCGATTCGCCTCGCCTGAAGGAGGCCAACCGCTACCGTCAACAATGCCAAACCTTGGTCGCTGAATGTCTGCTTAACCAACATCGCCGTCAACGCACGCGCGGTCAGTCGCTGGGCATTATCGGCATCGATGTCGGCGCCGGTGCCAGTACCTTGGCCGCTCATCTGGCCGAAGTCGGCAGCACCGATTGCCGCTTGAAGACGATGCTGGTCGATGCCGATACGCGGCAACGATCGGTGTCCAAAAAATTTGGACTCAACGGCACCCCCGGCTTGCTCGAACTGGTCAGCGGAACCGCCTCGCACGACGAGTGCCTGCAGAAGGCCAAGAACGCGCCGATCGATCTGATCGCTTCGGCGGCCGACGGCAACGAGGCTGAAATCCAGGCCGGTGCGGCCGACATCGCGCAAGCCCTCAAGGCCTATCAACACGACTGTGATCTATTGATCGTCGACTTACCGGCCGCCGGCCAACCCGATCAAACGATCTCTTTGGCTCAACATCTCGATTGCGTGTTGGTGGTCGTTGAATCGGAGGTCACTCAACTGGACGGCGCTGAACGTCTGCTGCGGCGGTTGTCCGAAAGTAACACGGAAGTGATTGGGATCGTGCTCAATAAAACGCGGACCTACTTGCCTCAGTGGTTACGGAGGGTTGTCGTCCCGCAACACTAG
- a CDS encoding DegT/DnrJ/EryC1/StrS family aminotransferase codes for MNATPKLDPIPLVDLQSQSRAIKADVLRRMEQVIDGARYILGQEVQEFEQQFANYCGTEHCVGLANGTEAIHLALRALEIGAGDEVITAGNSFAATAFAIAYAGAQAVFVDIDPVDFNIDVSLIEQAITERTKAIIPVHLYGQPARMDTIREIADRYGLKIIEDAAQAHGAQWNGQRCGSFCDIGCFSFYPGKNLGAFGDGGAAVSNDPQLADKLRMLRNYGQQQKNRHELLGYNCRLDTLQACVLLSKMQHLETWTEQRRTAAQWYREALADVDVELPVAHEQARHVYHLFVIRVANRDQLIAALAEQNIFCGVHYPHPLCTAAPFVDAPTLPLDLPVCSRVADEIVSLPMYPEITRDQVARVAAAIGAFVSQQEPARESV; via the coding sequence ATGAACGCTACACCCAAACTCGATCCGATTCCCCTGGTCGATTTGCAGAGCCAGTCCCGAGCCATCAAAGCGGACGTGCTCCGCCGCATGGAACAGGTCATCGACGGCGCCCGCTATATTCTGGGGCAAGAGGTGCAGGAGTTCGAGCAACAGTTCGCCAACTACTGCGGGACCGAACACTGCGTGGGTCTGGCCAACGGTACCGAAGCGATCCATCTGGCGCTGCGAGCGCTGGAGATCGGCGCGGGCGACGAAGTCATCACGGCGGGCAATTCATTTGCCGCCACGGCGTTTGCGATCGCATACGCCGGCGCCCAAGCCGTGTTTGTAGACATCGATCCGGTGGATTTTAATATCGATGTTTCGCTGATCGAACAGGCGATCACCGAACGCACCAAGGCCATCATCCCGGTGCACCTGTATGGCCAGCCCGCGCGGATGGACACGATCCGCGAAATCGCCGATCGATACGGATTAAAAATCATCGAAGACGCCGCTCAGGCTCATGGGGCCCAATGGAACGGCCAGCGTTGCGGCTCGTTCTGCGACATCGGCTGCTTCAGTTTTTACCCCGGCAAAAACCTGGGCGCATTCGGCGATGGAGGAGCAGCGGTTAGCAACGATCCTCAATTGGCGGACAAACTGCGGATGCTCCGCAACTACGGTCAACAGCAAAAGAACCGCCACGAGCTGTTGGGATACAATTGCCGCCTCGATACCCTGCAGGCCTGCGTGCTGTTATCCAAAATGCAGCACCTGGAAACCTGGACCGAACAACGTCGCACCGCGGCCCAGTGGTACCGCGAAGCTTTGGCGGACGTGGATGTCGAATTGCCCGTGGCCCACGAGCAGGCGCGTCACGTGTATCACCTGTTTGTGATCCGCGTCGCCAACCGTGACCAATTGATCGCCGCCCTAGCCGAACAAAACATTTTTTGCGGTGTTCATTATCCGCACCCGCTGTGCACGGCCGCCCCCTTTGTTGACGCTCCTACGCTGCCGCTGGACCTGCCGGTCTGCAGCCGCGTCGCCGACGAAATCGTTTCGCTGCCGATGTATCCGGAAATCACACGTGATCAGGTCGCTCGCGTCGCAGCGGCCATCGGGGCTTTTGTCTCCCAACAGGAACCCGCCCGTGAATCGGTCTGA
- a CDS encoding N-acetyltransferase → MIHPQALVDDREAVGCETNVWAFAHIMSGARVGNHCNIGDHAFVESGAVVGNNVTIKNQVLIWEGITIEDDVFVGPGVIFTNDRYPRSPRMANARQRYADKAAWLQPTRVRRGASLGAAATICPGLELGHYCMVAAGAVVTQNVAAFSLVMGSPARQVHYVCSCGQKLAGHYLQSDCLHCGETATSRSLLLSSTAASIPS, encoded by the coding sequence ATGATTCACCCCCAAGCGCTCGTTGACGATCGGGAAGCGGTTGGTTGCGAGACCAACGTGTGGGCCTTTGCGCACATCATGAGCGGGGCCCGCGTGGGCAATCACTGCAACATCGGCGATCACGCCTTTGTCGAATCTGGTGCAGTGGTTGGTAACAATGTCACGATCAAGAACCAGGTGTTGATCTGGGAAGGCATCACGATCGAAGACGACGTGTTCGTGGGCCCCGGCGTGATCTTTACCAACGACCGCTATCCGCGTTCTCCGCGGATGGCCAACGCCCGTCAGCGGTACGCCGACAAGGCCGCTTGGCTGCAGCCCACTCGAGTGCGACGCGGCGCATCGCTGGGCGCGGCGGCCACGATTTGCCCGGGTCTGGAACTGGGGCATTACTGCATGGTGGCGGCCGGCGCGGTGGTCACCCAAAACGTGGCCGCCTTCAGCTTGGTGATGGGATCGCCGGCCCGCCAAGTACACTATGTCTGCAGTTGCGGGCAAAAACTTGCCGGTCACTACCTTCAATCTGACTGCCTGCACTGCGGCGAAACCGCGACCAGTCGTTCTCTTCTCCTTTCCTCCACCGCTGCCAGCATCCCTTCATGA
- a CDS encoding Gfo/Idh/MocA family protein, with protein sequence MVRIGIVGLGYWGPNLVRCFSDLEDCKVTAVCDQNYDQLLRIKDRFPSVYPIESFDALLERDLVDAVVIATPTATHFELTMKALQRDLHVFVEKPLAQTAAQCRTLVETAGQRNRSLFVGHVFLHSSPVIKLRELVASGELGSINYISSRRLNLGPVRKDVSALYDLAPHDISMMMYLLDQQPVSVTCSGFDRLNPGIHDVCNLSMQFEGNRMGMIHVSWLDPRKERVLTVVGDKQMAVYDDLEQEKIKIFDKGIDRPAASTGDFADFQLAYRYGGSYSPFVQEQEPLKAECAEFLRCIREGDVPVTDGVNGLQVVEVLEAAHLSLHNGGHPIEVASLEPMPSTLPAVTQHAPL encoded by the coding sequence ATGGTCCGGATTGGAATCGTTGGCTTGGGCTATTGGGGTCCCAACCTGGTCCGTTGCTTTTCGGACCTTGAAGACTGCAAGGTGACGGCCGTCTGCGACCAGAACTACGACCAACTGCTGCGGATCAAGGATCGCTTCCCCAGCGTCTACCCGATTGAATCCTTCGATGCGTTGTTGGAACGAGACTTGGTAGACGCGGTGGTGATCGCCACGCCCACCGCGACGCACTTCGAACTGACGATGAAAGCGTTGCAACGCGACTTGCACGTGTTTGTGGAAAAACCGCTCGCGCAAACGGCCGCCCAATGCCGCACGCTGGTGGAAACCGCCGGGCAGCGCAATCGGTCGCTGTTCGTGGGACACGTGTTCCTGCATTCCTCGCCCGTGATCAAACTTCGCGAACTGGTGGCGTCGGGCGAACTGGGCAGCATCAACTACATCAGCAGTCGGCGTCTGAACCTGGGTCCCGTTCGCAAAGATGTGAGCGCGTTGTACGACCTGGCGCCGCACGACATTTCGATGATGATGTATTTGTTGGACCAACAGCCGGTTTCGGTCACCTGCTCGGGCTTCGACCGCTTGAACCCCGGTATCCACGACGTCTGCAACTTGAGCATGCAGTTCGAAGGCAACCGCATGGGGATGATCCACGTCAGCTGGTTGGACCCCCGCAAAGAACGCGTGTTGACGGTGGTCGGCGACAAACAGATGGCCGTCTACGACGATCTGGAACAAGAGAAGATCAAGATCTTTGATAAAGGCATCGATCGCCCGGCCGCTTCCACCGGCGACTTCGCCGACTTCCAATTGGCCTACCGCTACGGCGGCAGCTACAGCCCGTTTGTGCAAGAACAAGAACCGCTGAAAGCCGAATGCGCGGAATTCCTGCGGTGCATCCGTGAAGGCGATGTGCCCGTCACCGATGGCGTCAATGGCTTGCAAGTGGTGGAAGTCCTCGAAGCCGCTCACCTTTCGCTGCACAACGGCGGACATCCAATCGAAGTGGCCAGCTTGGAACCGATGCCCTCGACCTTGCCCGCGGTCACGCAGCATGCTCCCCTGTAA
- a CDS encoding sugar transferase, translated as MLVQTPPLPDTNRSITSRPQPAWKRGLDLLGVMVVTPLLAPGLLLVAAYIKLVSPGPVLFRQTRVGWGGDDFLIYKFRTMHVPTVSRDGGHRDYLVRQANQPRANQKPDFGNQLIPGGKWLRVLSIDELPQLLNVLQGNMSLVGPRPDLLQLADYQARQLRRFEVLPGMTGLWQVSGKNRLTFEQMIDLDIQYIETRSLGQDLRILAKTVWVVLFDRNE; from the coding sequence GTGCTCGTCCAGACCCCCCCACTTCCGGACACGAACCGCTCCATCACTTCGCGTCCCCAGCCCGCCTGGAAGCGCGGTTTGGACCTGTTGGGGGTCATGGTGGTGACTCCGCTGCTGGCTCCCGGACTGCTGTTGGTAGCGGCCTACATCAAACTGGTATCGCCCGGTCCGGTGCTGTTCCGGCAAACTCGTGTGGGCTGGGGGGGAGATGATTTTTTAATCTACAAGTTCCGCACCATGCACGTTCCGACGGTCAGTCGTGACGGCGGCCATCGCGACTATCTGGTCCGTCAAGCCAATCAGCCCCGTGCCAATCAGAAGCCCGATTTCGGCAATCAGCTGATCCCCGGCGGCAAGTGGCTGCGGGTGTTATCGATTGACGAGCTACCGCAATTACTCAACGTGCTCCAAGGCAACATGAGTCTGGTGGGCCCTCGTCCGGACCTGCTCCAACTGGCCGACTACCAGGCGCGGCAACTGCGGCGCTTTGAAGTCCTGCCGGGAATGACCGGATTATGGCAGGTCAGCGGTAAGAATCGTCTGACCTTCGAACAGATGATCGACCTCGACATTCAATACATCGAGACGCGTTCACTGGGGCAAGATTTACGGATCCTTGCCAAGACCGTATGGGTCGTGCTGTTTGATCGCAACGAATAA
- a CDS encoding NUDIX hydrolase — protein sequence MSDQPSPTPEKVLFSGQRFRIHQVSSELPDGTRIEKQIIRHPGAVVILPLLDPDHVLMIRNYRYSVARTLLELPAGTREPDETPAETATRELNEETGYIAGNLQFIQSFYAAPGCGDEQMFLFVATDLQRSSPNRETGEQIENEVLPWTEVEAQLDQGAIQDAKSLIGLLYGLRRRQQAR from the coding sequence ATGTCTGACCAGCCTTCGCCGACCCCCGAAAAAGTTCTGTTCAGTGGCCAACGCTTCCGTATTCATCAGGTGTCCAGCGAACTGCCCGATGGCACGCGGATCGAAAAACAGATCATCCGCCATCCCGGCGCTGTGGTGATCCTGCCGCTGCTCGATCCCGATCACGTGCTGATGATCCGTAACTATCGCTACAGCGTCGCCCGCACGCTGCTGGAGTTGCCCGCCGGGACGCGGGAACCCGACGAAACACCGGCCGAAACCGCCACTCGAGAACTGAACGAAGAAACCGGCTACATCGCCGGAAACCTGCAGTTCATCCAAAGTTTCTACGCAGCCCCAGGCTGCGGCGACGAACAGATGTTCCTGTTTGTCGCTACCGACCTGCAACGCTCCAGCCCCAATCGCGAAACAGGAGAACAAATCGAAAACGAGGTGCTGCCCTGGACAGAAGTCGAGGCCCAGTTGGATCAGGGAGCCATTCAAGACGCCAAATCGCTGATCGGCCTACTATACGGGCTTCGACGACGGCAGCAGGCGAGGTGA
- a CDS encoding RNA polymerase sigma factor: MRYQQSDPDVRLMLRVKDDDAGAFEELVQRYQGRLVRLMEHLGPRRDLADDMTQEVFLRVFRARKSYQPGAKFSTWLFTIAGNVARNTARSTGRRREVSEVDAGGNHSGSQPAMLASVAVDASGLMPTRVIEGAERAEVVRAAVQMLSDRQREALLLSKFEGLSYLEIAEVMQLTTKAVKSLLSRARVNLKELLVPYVDAGVIPAEAVGGAPSRSTSASKEGD; encoded by the coding sequence ATGCGTTATCAGCAATCCGACCCCGATGTGCGGTTGATGCTGCGCGTGAAGGACGACGATGCGGGGGCCTTTGAGGAGTTGGTGCAACGTTATCAGGGGCGGCTGGTGCGATTGATGGAGCATCTGGGCCCTCGGCGGGATTTGGCAGACGATATGACGCAGGAGGTTTTTTTGCGAGTCTTTCGAGCGCGGAAGTCGTACCAACCGGGCGCCAAGTTTTCGACTTGGCTGTTTACCATCGCCGGCAACGTGGCCCGTAATACGGCGCGTTCGACCGGGCGTCGCCGGGAGGTCAGCGAGGTCGACGCGGGAGGCAATCATTCGGGCAGCCAACCGGCGATGCTGGCCAGCGTGGCGGTCGACGCCAGCGGCCTGATGCCCACCCGCGTGATCGAAGGGGCCGAACGAGCCGAGGTGGTGAGGGCGGCCGTGCAGATGCTGAGCGATCGACAGCGCGAAGCGTTGCTGCTGAGCAAGTTTGAAGGTCTCAGCTATCTGGAAATCGCCGAAGTCATGCAGTTGACCACCAAGGCGGTTAAGTCTTTGTTAAGTCGGGCACGGGTGAACCTTAAAGAATTATTGGTCCCCTATGTGGATGCGGGAGTCATTCCCGCCGAAGCGGTGGGCGGCGCCCCGAGCCGCTCGACGTCGGCTTCCAAGGAGGGGGACTGA